One Terriglobia bacterium DNA window includes the following coding sequences:
- a CDS encoding VTT domain-containing protein yields MGRWSVFLWTLLKPLGSWGVFAIAAIDAAAVGLPLDPVVGGYVYRHPNRLWLYVLMASAGSALGSLIIYAVGYEMGELVLEKRMGAAKFARMRERFERHEFLALMLPAMMPPPFPFKLFALSAAAFEMHFSHFLIAIFAGRVARFLILSVLVLKFGPRAVTLAADLLGTHLDRLLIGLALAAIIAAVFWWVMTNRRATARLTSKQNATNHTDSHGL; encoded by the coding sequence TTGGGCCGCTGGTCCGTCTTTCTCTGGACGCTGCTGAAGCCGCTCGGGTCGTGGGGTGTGTTTGCCATTGCGGCGATCGACGCGGCGGCGGTTGGACTGCCGCTGGACCCGGTGGTCGGCGGCTACGTGTACCGGCATCCCAACCGCCTCTGGCTTTACGTTCTCATGGCGTCTGCCGGTTCGGCGCTGGGTAGCCTCATTATTTATGCCGTCGGCTACGAAATGGGCGAGCTGGTGCTGGAGAAGCGAATGGGCGCCGCCAAGTTTGCGCGCATGCGGGAGCGCTTCGAGCGCCACGAGTTTCTTGCGCTCATGCTGCCCGCCATGATGCCGCCGCCGTTTCCCTTCAAGCTATTCGCGCTCTCCGCCGCAGCTTTCGAGATGCACTTCAGCCACTTCCTGATCGCCATCTTCGCGGGGCGCGTGGCGCGGTTCCTCATCCTGTCCGTGCTGGTGCTGAAGTTCGGGCCGCGGGCGGTGACGCTCGCCGCTGACCTCCTCGGTACCCATCTGGATCGGTTGCTAATCGGGCTGGCGCTGGCGGCGATCATCGCCGCGGTTTTCTGGTGGGTGATGACGAACCGACGGGCTACTGCACGGCTCACAAGCAAACAAAACGCCACGAATCACACGGATTCCCACGGATTGTAA
- a CDS encoding MogA/MoaB family molybdenum cofactor biosynthesis protein, producing MTFTAAVLTISDSSAAKRRGDLSGPAVRGALEAKGFRVVAACVVKDDQPDIEVALMEMCHQAQLVVTTGGTGIAERDVTPEATRSVADRIVDGVGERMRAEGSKKTPLAALSRGVCAVRGKSLILNLPGSPSAATESLAAVIDILPHALDLLAGKTTH from the coding sequence ATGACCTTCACCGCTGCCGTTTTGACCATTAGTGATTCGTCGGCTGCCAAACGACGCGGAGACCTGTCCGGACCCGCGGTGCGCGGAGCGCTGGAAGCAAAGGGATTTCGTGTGGTTGCGGCCTGCGTCGTGAAAGACGATCAGCCCGACATCGAAGTTGCGCTCATGGAGATGTGCCACCAGGCGCAACTGGTGGTCACCACCGGCGGCACCGGGATTGCCGAGCGCGACGTTACTCCGGAGGCCACGCGTTCGGTTGCCGATCGGATTGTGGATGGCGTAGGCGAGCGCATGCGCGCCGAGGGCAGCAAGAAGACACCGCTGGCAGCGCTCAGCCGCGGCGTGTGCGCGGTGCGCGGCAAGTCGCTCATCCTGAATTTGCCCGGCAGCCCGTCGGCGGCCACCGAGTCGCTAGCCGCCGTGATCGACATCCTGCCGCACGCGCTGGACCTTTTGGCGGGAAAGACAACTCATTAG
- a CDS encoding response regulator translates to MPSNVKVLLVDDNPMVLGMLRQALAPMANISTAGDGADALLKIIDEPFDLIISDLQMAGMDGRALFDKIKARASTARIPFILIASKGDIDEKLKVLQDKVEDFIEKPFFVKEAAGKIKRIIDKIALEKLAKEAPTADGKLRGSLAQMNVIDLLQSLDLGHKSCLLTLTNDGDRCELYFTEGQINHAVYGALKGDDAVYKVLGWSGGNFQIDFNGTSDQQTTSRSTQGLLMEGLRMLDEAGREAEDNVLEA, encoded by the coding sequence ATGCCATCCAATGTCAAAGTCCTGCTGGTGGATGACAACCCCATGGTGCTGGGGATGCTGCGCCAGGCGCTTGCCCCGATGGCGAACATCAGCACCGCGGGCGACGGCGCCGACGCGTTGCTGAAGATCATTGACGAGCCCTTTGACCTGATCATCAGCGACCTCCAGATGGCCGGCATGGACGGCCGAGCCCTGTTCGACAAGATCAAGGCGCGCGCATCGACCGCCCGCATTCCCTTCATCCTGATAGCCAGCAAGGGTGACATCGACGAAAAACTGAAGGTGCTTCAGGACAAGGTCGAGGACTTCATCGAGAAGCCTTTCTTTGTGAAGGAGGCTGCAGGGAAGATCAAGCGCATCATTGACAAGATCGCGCTGGAGAAACTGGCCAAGGAAGCCCCCACCGCCGACGGCAAGCTGCGCGGCAGCCTGGCGCAAATGAACGTTATTGACCTGCTGCAATCGCTCGACCTCGGCCACAAGAGCTGCCTGCTCACCCTCACCAACGATGGCGACCGCTGCGAACTTTACTTCACCGAGGGTCAGATCAATCACGCCGTGTACGGCGCGCTCAAGGGCGACGATGCGGTGTACAAGGTCCTGGGCTGGAGCGGCGGCAACTTCCAGATCGACTTCAACGGTACCAGCGACCAGCAGACAACGTCGCGATCTACCCAGGGCCTGCTCATGGAAGGCCTGCGCATGCTGGACGAGGCGGGCAGAGAAGCGGAAGATAACGTGCTGGAGGCGTAG